A part of Doryrhamphus excisus isolate RoL2022-K1 chromosome 8, RoL_Dexc_1.0, whole genome shotgun sequence genomic DNA contains:
- the laynb gene encoding chondrolectin isoform X1 yields MNRKSGVQKKKGFPLFPPDSFLSDVTAVQTEKAHGREHVDMDFMRLFGALVAVLLHNESAAKINGQRICRRGTERPCYKVSYIQDSRRRLTFQDARQACRADGGELLSVESESEQRLIERFIQQLNAADGDFWIGLRRSPQRSRSGGSNPGCPSQYYWLDGSRAKFRNWHWDEPSCGGEMCVVLYYQPSAPPDEEGHFLFQWNDDNCNAKNNYVCKYSKENAPVFTEQGNIAHEDPTARPNIFFTTASDESIKVGQPESSVSFSDNSLYVPYILYATIPALLLLLLAVAGFFCYKQQAKRSRKSETKSSAGQVKRWTPPDTSSCPLQGPYAFSDITRLSHLSPESTLPGDFITKYPCGPAKDPQWNDYENVLITDRESGFVNNDIYETSRAQGRHCRAQDGWVENEIYG; encoded by the exons atgaacaggaagtcaggagttcaaaaaaagaaaggatTTCCTCTTTTCCCGCCGGATTCCTTCCTGTCCGATG TGACGGCGGTGCAGACAGAGAAGGCACACGGACGTGAACATGTCGACATGGATTTTATGAGGCTGTTTGGCGCCCTGGTCGCCGTCCTTCTCCATAACGAATCCGCTGCTAAAATCAATG GCCAACGGATCTGCCGGCGAGGGACGGAGCGCCCGTGCTACAAGGTGTCCTACATCCAGGACAGCCGGCGTAGGCTGACCTTCCAAGATGCCAGGCAGGCATGCAGGGCGGATGGCGGCGAGCTGCTCAGCGTGGAAAGCGAAAGCGAGCAGCGGCTGATAGAGAGGTTTATACAGCAGCTGAACGCTGCGGATGGAGACTTCTGGATCGGCCTTCGTCGCAGCCCTCAGCGTTCCCGGAGTGGCGGCAGCAACCCGGGATGTCCCTCCCAGTACTACTGGCTGGATGGGAGCAGGGCCAAGTTCAG GAACTGGCACTGGGACGAGCCTTCCTGCGGTGGGGAAATGTGCGTGGTGCTTTACTACCAGCCTTCTGCACCACCTGATGAGGAAGGCCACTTTCTGTTTCAGTGGAATGACGACAACTGCAACGCCAAGAACAACTACGTCTGCAAATATTCAAAAG AAAACGCACCAGTCTTTACAGAGCAAGGGAACATAGCACATGAGG ATCCAACTGCGAGGCCAAACATATTCTTCACAACAGCGAGCGACGAGTCCATCAAAGTAGGACAGCCTGAGTCTTCAG TGTCTTTCTCAGACAACAGCCTGTATGTTCCCTACATCTTGTACGCCACCATTCCTGccctgttgctgctgttgcttgCAGTTGCTGGCTTCTTCTGCTACAAACAACAAGCTAAGCG aaGCAGGAAGAGCGAGACCAAAAGCTCCGCTGGACAAGTCAAACGGTGGACACCCCCAGACACGTCATCTTGCCCCCTTCAAGGACCTTACGCCTTCAGCGACATCACCAGACTTTCTCACCTTTCACCCGAAAGCACCCTGCCGGGAGACTTCATAACAAAGTACCCGTGCGGTCCTGCCAAGGACCCCCAGTGGAACGACTATGAGAATGTATTAATCACCGACAGGGAGAGCGGCTTTGTGAACAACGACATCTACGAGACCAGCAGGGCACAGGGTCGACACTGCCGCGCTCAGGATGGTTGGGTCGAAAATGAGATCTACGGGTAG
- the zgc:162608 gene encoding uncharacterized protein zgc:162608 isoform X2, protein MHLEKVIFTIFNLAILAVSAFPRHRDSREATWTDYMANQAHHKTKLTKDVDKIYKSHIDDSGLYDRGEDDHNKNQVSEEMQLKINMEAERLRARLRQELSELRERLALSPAHRSSTLASVRDRLAPLAQQLHSSLGSSTNSLCLQLGLSLQSPEDPEAFQWMTQTLEQGTSELVDMLDGFTAQTTQAMEHLREARLERLFTGMEEELEVQSGPTFSESGGSLQEDFSLKFSALMRDILHSVQ, encoded by the exons ATGCATTTGGAAAAAGTGATCTTCACCATTTTCAATCTTGCTATTTTGGCAGTTTCAG CCTTCCCGCGCCATCGTGACAGCAGGGAGGCCACCTGGACCGACTACATGGCCAATCAGGCTCATCACAAGACCAAACTCACAAAGGATGTGGA TAAGATCTACAAGAGCCACATCGACGACAGCGGCCTGTATGACCGTGGTGAGGATGACCACAACAAGAACCAGGTTTCGGAAGAGATGCAGCTCAAAATCAACATGGAGGCAGAGCGCCTGCGAGCACGTCTGCGTCAGGAGCTGAGCGAGCTGAGGGAGAGGCTGGCTCTCTCCCCAGCCCATCGCAGCTCCACCTTGGCCAGCGTGAGGGATCGCTTGGCCCCCCTTGCCCAGCAGCTCCACAGCTCTCTGGGCAGCAGCACCAACAGTCTGTGCCTCCAGCTCGGTCTTTCCCTGCAGAGTCCCGAGGATCCTGAAGCATTCCAGTGGATGACACAAACACTGGAGCAGGGCACCTCCGAGCTGGTTGACATGCTGGATGGCTTCACGGCTCAAACCACCCAAGCGATGGAGCACCTCAGGGAG GCTCGGCTGGAGAGATTATTCACGGGaatggaggaggagctggaggtcCAGTCTGGTCCTACCTTCTCTGAATCTGGTGGCTCCTTGCAAGAGGACTTCTCACTCAAATTCTCTGCTCTCATGCGGGACATTCTGCACTCTGTGCAGTGA
- the LOC131134723 gene encoding zona pellucida-like domain-containing protein 1: MDELLHPTKMTLHLCLPLLAMLLQPTLCLYNCSSEYDRVPDSSDLMVDCGTRVITLEINLCTAQWAGFNSSNMALNSKHNITECQGSVDSTVDPPIIRYQLPVNDSADNLCRQSLQIVDEAPDPTGPFSNFLSIQSVIITGFIDTPRSEQGVISYSTDLYYHFSCRYPLEYLLNNTHIVASSVSVATSDNNGTFIDTLKMSVFNDSNYNYPLIVPSTGLQLRTRVYVEVKAVNLTGNFHVLLDHCFGTPNAYNMSHNEQHNFFTGCSVNERVIVGSNGVSKMARFDFEAFRFIQHRDQAKSSIYLHCILRLCEPTKCQELLNACNTRRKRSLTPFGQESSESATVSVGPLYTSGEETDRPAAAPYPLSDTATSERHDTDITGLVVGVVFGSAASALLVLGGWFVLKKFYWAGPHAFN, encoded by the exons ATGGACGAGCTGCTGCATCCTACTAAGATGACCCTTCACCTTTGTCTCCCTCTGCTGGCCATGCTGCTGCAGCCCACCCTCTGTCTCTACAACTGCTCCTCTGAGTATGACAGAGTACCAG ACAGTTCTGACCTGATGGTGGACTGCGGCACCCGCGTAATCACCCTGGAGATCAACCTCTGCACAGCCCAGTGGGCGGGCTTCAACTCCTCCAACATGGCGCTGAACAGCAAGCACAACATCACAGAATGCCAGGGCTCCGTCGACTCCACCGTGGACCCGCCCATCATCCGATACCAACTTCCGGTCAACGACAGCGCCGACAATCTGTGTCGGCAGTCACTCCAG ATCGTGGACGAGGCCCCGGATCCCACAGGCCCTTTCAGCAACTTCCTGAGCATCCAGTCAGTCATCATCACGGGCTTCATCGACACCCCCAGATCGGAGCAGGGGGTGATCAGCTACTCCACGGACCTCTACTACCACTTCTCCTGCCGCTACCCTTTGGAGTACCTCctcaacaacacacacatcGTGGC CTCCTCAGTTTCGGTGGCAACAAGCGACAACAACGGGACCTTCATCGACACCCTAAAAATGAGTGTTTTTAAT GATTCCAACTACAACTATCCGTTAATCGTACCTTCCACTGGGCTGCAGCTGCGAACAAGAGTCTACGTGGAAGTAAAGGCAGTGAACCTGACCGGAAA TTTCCACGTGCTGCTGGATCACTGCTTCGGAACGCCGAATGCGTACAACATGTCTCACAATGAGCAGCACAACTTCTTCACTGG ATGCTCAGTCAACGAAAGAGTGATCGTAGGCAGCAACGGAGTCTCCAAGATGGCCCGTTTCGACTTTGAGGCCTTCCGCTTCATTCAGCACCGTGACCAGGCAAAGTCCAGCATCTACTTGCACTGCATCCTCAGACTCTGCGAGCCCACCAAATGTCAAGAACTGCTGAAC GCTTGTAACACCAGAAGAAAAAGATCCCTGACTCCTTTCGGACAAGAGAGCAGCGAATCCGCTACTGTTTCTGTCGGACCGCTGTACACCTCCGGGGAAG AAACAGACAGGCCTGCCGCAGCTCCCTACCCTTTAA GTGACACTGCGACATCAGAGAGGCATGACACGGACATAACAGGCCTGGTGGTCGGCGTCGTTTTTGGCTCGGCCGCCTCCGCTCTGCTGGTCCTTGGCGGCTGGTTTGTTCTGAAGAAATTTTATTGGGCGGGACCTCATGCCTTTAACTGa
- the laynb gene encoding chondrolectin isoform X3: MDFMRLFGALVAVLLHNESAAKINGQRICRRGTERPCYKVSYIQDSRRRLTFQDARQACRADGGELLSVESESEQRLIERFIQQLNAADGDFWIGLRRSPQRSRSGGSNPGCPSQYYWLDGSRAKFRNWHWDEPSCGGEMCVVLYYQPSAPPDEEGHFLFQWNDDNCNAKNNYVCKYSKENAPVFTEQGNIAHEDPTARPNIFFTTASDESIKVGQPESSVSFSDNSLYVPYILYATIPALLLLLLAVAGFFCYKQQAKRSRKSETKSSAGQVKRWTPPDTSSCPLQGPYAFSDITRLSHLSPESTLPGDFITKYPCGPAKDPQWNDYENVLITDRESGFVNNDIYETSRAQGRHCRAQDGWVENEIYG; the protein is encoded by the exons ATGGATTTTATGAGGCTGTTTGGCGCCCTGGTCGCCGTCCTTCTCCATAACGAATCCGCTGCTAAAATCAATG GCCAACGGATCTGCCGGCGAGGGACGGAGCGCCCGTGCTACAAGGTGTCCTACATCCAGGACAGCCGGCGTAGGCTGACCTTCCAAGATGCCAGGCAGGCATGCAGGGCGGATGGCGGCGAGCTGCTCAGCGTGGAAAGCGAAAGCGAGCAGCGGCTGATAGAGAGGTTTATACAGCAGCTGAACGCTGCGGATGGAGACTTCTGGATCGGCCTTCGTCGCAGCCCTCAGCGTTCCCGGAGTGGCGGCAGCAACCCGGGATGTCCCTCCCAGTACTACTGGCTGGATGGGAGCAGGGCCAAGTTCAG GAACTGGCACTGGGACGAGCCTTCCTGCGGTGGGGAAATGTGCGTGGTGCTTTACTACCAGCCTTCTGCACCACCTGATGAGGAAGGCCACTTTCTGTTTCAGTGGAATGACGACAACTGCAACGCCAAGAACAACTACGTCTGCAAATATTCAAAAG AAAACGCACCAGTCTTTACAGAGCAAGGGAACATAGCACATGAGG ATCCAACTGCGAGGCCAAACATATTCTTCACAACAGCGAGCGACGAGTCCATCAAAGTAGGACAGCCTGAGTCTTCAG TGTCTTTCTCAGACAACAGCCTGTATGTTCCCTACATCTTGTACGCCACCATTCCTGccctgttgctgctgttgcttgCAGTTGCTGGCTTCTTCTGCTACAAACAACAAGCTAAGCG aaGCAGGAAGAGCGAGACCAAAAGCTCCGCTGGACAAGTCAAACGGTGGACACCCCCAGACACGTCATCTTGCCCCCTTCAAGGACCTTACGCCTTCAGCGACATCACCAGACTTTCTCACCTTTCACCCGAAAGCACCCTGCCGGGAGACTTCATAACAAAGTACCCGTGCGGTCCTGCCAAGGACCCCCAGTGGAACGACTATGAGAATGTATTAATCACCGACAGGGAGAGCGGCTTTGTGAACAACGACATCTACGAGACCAGCAGGGCACAGGGTCGACACTGCCGCGCTCAGGATGGTTGGGTCGAAAATGAGATCTACGGGTAG
- the zgc:162608 gene encoding uncharacterized protein zgc:162608 isoform X1, with amino-acid sequence MHLEKVIFTIFNLAILAVSAFPRHRDSREATWTDYMANQAHHKTKLTKDVDKIYKSHIDDSGLYDRGEDDHNKNQVSEEMQLKINMEAERLRARLRQELSELRERLALSPAHRSSTLASVRDRLAPLAQQLHSSLGSSTNSLCLQLGLSLQSPEDPEAFQWMTQTLEQGTSELVDMLDGFTAQTTQAMEHLREVSEAANMGILTEFSSRLGQEVTSLKTEVQNELETLKAELLKADAAAAVERFCQNSAHRLHFQARLERLFTGMEEELEVQSGPTFSESGGSLQEDFSLKFSALMRDILHSVQ; translated from the exons ATGCATTTGGAAAAAGTGATCTTCACCATTTTCAATCTTGCTATTTTGGCAGTTTCAG CCTTCCCGCGCCATCGTGACAGCAGGGAGGCCACCTGGACCGACTACATGGCCAATCAGGCTCATCACAAGACCAAACTCACAAAGGATGTGGA TAAGATCTACAAGAGCCACATCGACGACAGCGGCCTGTATGACCGTGGTGAGGATGACCACAACAAGAACCAGGTTTCGGAAGAGATGCAGCTCAAAATCAACATGGAGGCAGAGCGCCTGCGAGCACGTCTGCGTCAGGAGCTGAGCGAGCTGAGGGAGAGGCTGGCTCTCTCCCCAGCCCATCGCAGCTCCACCTTGGCCAGCGTGAGGGATCGCTTGGCCCCCCTTGCCCAGCAGCTCCACAGCTCTCTGGGCAGCAGCACCAACAGTCTGTGCCTCCAGCTCGGTCTTTCCCTGCAGAGTCCCGAGGATCCTGAAGCATTCCAGTGGATGACACAAACACTGGAGCAGGGCACCTCCGAGCTGGTTGACATGCTGGATGGCTTCACGGCTCAAACCACCCAAGCGATGGAGCACCTCAGGGAGGTGAGTGAGGCAGCAAACATGGGAATCTTGACAGAATTCAGCTCAAGgttgggacaggaagtgacctccCTGAAGACGGAGGTCCAGAATGAACTGGAGACGCTAAAAGCAGAGCTCCTGAAGGCTGACGCCGCCGCTGCCGTTGAGCGATTCTGCCAAAATTCAGCACACCGACTTCACTTTCAGGCTCGGCTGGAGAGATTATTCACGGGaatggaggaggagctggaggtcCAGTCTGGTCCTACCTTCTCTGAATCTGGTGGCTCCTTGCAAGAGGACTTCTCACTCAAATTCTCTGCTCTCATGCGGGACATTCTGCACTCTGTGCAGTGA
- the laynb gene encoding chondrolectin isoform X2, producing the protein MNRKSGVQKKKGFPLFPPDSFLSDVTAVQTEKAHGREHVDMDFMRLFGALVAVLLHNESAAKINGQRICRRGTERPCYKVSYIQDSRRRLTFQDARQACRADGGELLSVESESEQRLIERFIQQLNAADGDFWIGLRRSPQRSRSGGSNPGCPSQYYWLDGSRAKFRNWHWDEPSCGGEMCVVLYYQPSAPPDEEGHFLFQWNDDNCNAKNNYVCKYSKENAPVFTEQGNIAHEDPTARPNIFFTTASDESIKVGQPESSVSFSDNSLYVPYILYATIPALLLLLLAVAGFFCYKQQAKRRKSETKSSAGQVKRWTPPDTSSCPLQGPYAFSDITRLSHLSPESTLPGDFITKYPCGPAKDPQWNDYENVLITDRESGFVNNDIYETSRAQGRHCRAQDGWVENEIYG; encoded by the exons atgaacaggaagtcaggagttcaaaaaaagaaaggatTTCCTCTTTTCCCGCCGGATTCCTTCCTGTCCGATG TGACGGCGGTGCAGACAGAGAAGGCACACGGACGTGAACATGTCGACATGGATTTTATGAGGCTGTTTGGCGCCCTGGTCGCCGTCCTTCTCCATAACGAATCCGCTGCTAAAATCAATG GCCAACGGATCTGCCGGCGAGGGACGGAGCGCCCGTGCTACAAGGTGTCCTACATCCAGGACAGCCGGCGTAGGCTGACCTTCCAAGATGCCAGGCAGGCATGCAGGGCGGATGGCGGCGAGCTGCTCAGCGTGGAAAGCGAAAGCGAGCAGCGGCTGATAGAGAGGTTTATACAGCAGCTGAACGCTGCGGATGGAGACTTCTGGATCGGCCTTCGTCGCAGCCCTCAGCGTTCCCGGAGTGGCGGCAGCAACCCGGGATGTCCCTCCCAGTACTACTGGCTGGATGGGAGCAGGGCCAAGTTCAG GAACTGGCACTGGGACGAGCCTTCCTGCGGTGGGGAAATGTGCGTGGTGCTTTACTACCAGCCTTCTGCACCACCTGATGAGGAAGGCCACTTTCTGTTTCAGTGGAATGACGACAACTGCAACGCCAAGAACAACTACGTCTGCAAATATTCAAAAG AAAACGCACCAGTCTTTACAGAGCAAGGGAACATAGCACATGAGG ATCCAACTGCGAGGCCAAACATATTCTTCACAACAGCGAGCGACGAGTCCATCAAAGTAGGACAGCCTGAGTCTTCAG TGTCTTTCTCAGACAACAGCCTGTATGTTCCCTACATCTTGTACGCCACCATTCCTGccctgttgctgctgttgcttgCAGTTGCTGGCTTCTTCTGCTACAAACAACAAGCTAAGCG CAGGAAGAGCGAGACCAAAAGCTCCGCTGGACAAGTCAAACGGTGGACACCCCCAGACACGTCATCTTGCCCCCTTCAAGGACCTTACGCCTTCAGCGACATCACCAGACTTTCTCACCTTTCACCCGAAAGCACCCTGCCGGGAGACTTCATAACAAAGTACCCGTGCGGTCCTGCCAAGGACCCCCAGTGGAACGACTATGAGAATGTATTAATCACCGACAGGGAGAGCGGCTTTGTGAACAACGACATCTACGAGACCAGCAGGGCACAGGGTCGACACTGCCGCGCTCAGGATGGTTGGGTCGAAAATGAGATCTACGGGTAG